From Actinosynnema mirum DSM 43827, a single genomic window includes:
- a CDS encoding helix-turn-helix transcriptional regulator, producing MEQICAVDSALVPVAVVARDPMLEAGAASALRACPELVVVEGEAAESARVAVVLVDAVDREVLDLARARRGAVVLVVAEVTAVQALHAVLAGVRGLLRRRDADARRLTRAVMAAAVGDCTVPPDLLDRLQGAVGEPVSPALAGGGLSERERAVLALVAEGRETGEIAKELCYSPRTVTTVVHDITRRFRLRNRAHAVAYALRAGLL from the coding sequence GTGGAGCAGATCTGTGCAGTCGACAGCGCGCTGGTGCCGGTGGCCGTGGTGGCCAGGGACCCGATGCTGGAGGCCGGGGCGGCGAGCGCGTTGCGCGCCTGCCCCGAGCTGGTGGTGGTGGAGGGCGAGGCCGCGGAGTCCGCGCGGGTCGCCGTGGTGCTGGTCGACGCGGTCGACCGGGAGGTGCTGGACCTGGCCCGCGCGCGGCGCGGCGCCGTGGTGCTGGTGGTGGCCGAGGTGACGGCCGTGCAGGCGCTGCACGCCGTGCTCGCCGGGGTGCGCGGCCTGCTGCGCCGCCGGGACGCGGACGCGCGGCGGCTCACCCGCGCGGTCATGGCCGCCGCCGTCGGGGACTGCACGGTGCCCCCCGACCTGCTCGACCGGCTGCAGGGCGCGGTGGGGGAGCCCGTCTCGCCCGCGCTGGCGGGCGGCGGGCTGAGCGAGCGCGAGCGCGCGGTGCTCGCCCTGGTCGCCGAGGGGCGCGAGACCGGGGAGATCGCGAAGGAGCTGTGCTACTCGCCGCGCACCGTCACCACGGTGGTGCACGACATCACCCGCCGGTTCCGGCTGCGCAACCGCGCGCACGCGGTGGCCTACGCGCTGCGGGCGGGCCTGCTGTGA
- a CDS encoding helix-turn-helix transcriptional regulator, whose product MRVHVTAVGPVARDVPARLREAGMVLVDAPGPDVVVVLAAKSVDEALDACPAEFRPGVDRLLVLADSFDPSGVLRAVRMGASAVLCPVASPLSRLVAGVHSALHGDGVVPYQALVRLLGRSGEGVVQVEALTAKQTAVLQLMADGLGNSAIAAALACSEHTVKNVIYELTARLRARNRAHAVAHAVRLGLV is encoded by the coding sequence GTGCGGGTGCACGTGACGGCGGTGGGGCCGGTGGCGCGCGACGTCCCGGCGCGGCTGCGCGAGGCGGGCATGGTGCTGGTCGACGCGCCGGGGCCGGACGTGGTCGTGGTGCTGGCGGCGAAGTCCGTCGACGAGGCCCTGGACGCCTGTCCCGCCGAGTTCCGGCCCGGCGTCGACCGGCTGCTCGTGCTCGCGGACTCGTTCGACCCGTCGGGCGTGCTGCGGGCGGTGCGCATGGGCGCCAGCGCCGTGCTGTGCCCGGTGGCCTCCCCGCTGTCCCGGCTGGTCGCCGGGGTGCACTCGGCGCTGCACGGCGACGGCGTCGTCCCTTACCAGGCGCTGGTGCGGCTGCTCGGGCGCTCCGGCGAGGGCGTGGTCCAGGTCGAGGCGCTCACCGCGAAGCAGACCGCCGTGCTCCAGCTCATGGCCGATGGCCTGGGCAATTCCGCGATAGCCGCGGCACTGGCCTGCTCGGAGCACACGGTCAAGAACGTCATCTACGAGCTGACCGCGCGGCTGCGTGCGCGCAATCGGGCGCACGCGGTCGCCCACGCGGTGCGGCTTGGATTGGTATGA
- a CDS encoding MFS transporter codes for MTTTFTGAGARLLAPARLPSFRLLWAGQALSLLGDGFSYIAFAWITLELTGSTLQLGYVLALQAIPRALLTLVGGSLSDRWSTRRLMVLSSWARAAVMASVGLAGLSGSLGFWGLCAAAAAFGAVDAFFQPARMSILPSVVAKDLLPASNALLGAGAKVSSVLGPAVGGVVVAATDANYAFLVDALCFALCALCVTGVRTLPRDPEQVAETAAPEQVSLLGRIKEGLRYALSDPRIRTVLVVDMAVTFCYAGPFTVGFANLARTEVQGGSTTLGVLNGALAAGAMLGTLVGGAGGGKPRVGLLVAALAGWLAVGMAALGFVEGAAEAVATVFLMGFGIGYQGVFGLSWIQRNIKGSVLSRVISVDMVLGYAVAPLSLVLCGALAERNTTLMFGGTAVILAVTALGVLASKPVREMR; via the coding sequence ATGACCACCACGTTCACCGGCGCGGGCGCCCGGCTGCTGGCCCCGGCCCGGCTCCCGTCGTTCCGCCTGCTGTGGGCGGGGCAGGCCCTGTCGCTGCTCGGTGACGGGTTCAGCTACATCGCGTTCGCCTGGATCACCCTGGAGCTGACCGGCTCCACCCTCCAGCTCGGCTACGTCCTGGCGCTCCAGGCGATCCCGCGCGCCCTGCTCACCCTGGTCGGCGGGTCGCTGAGCGACCGGTGGTCCACCCGGCGGCTGATGGTGCTGTCCAGCTGGGCGCGGGCCGCGGTGATGGCGTCGGTCGGGCTGGCCGGGTTGTCCGGGAGCCTCGGGTTCTGGGGGCTGTGCGCGGCGGCGGCGGCCTTCGGCGCGGTGGACGCCTTCTTCCAGCCCGCCCGCATGTCGATCCTGCCGTCCGTGGTGGCCAAGGACCTGCTGCCCGCCTCCAACGCGCTGCTCGGCGCGGGCGCCAAGGTCTCCTCGGTGCTCGGCCCGGCGGTGGGCGGCGTGGTGGTCGCCGCGACGGACGCGAACTACGCCTTCCTCGTCGACGCCCTGTGCTTCGCGCTGTGCGCGCTGTGCGTGACCGGGGTGCGCACGCTGCCCCGCGACCCCGAGCAGGTCGCCGAGACCGCGGCCCCCGAGCAGGTCTCGCTGCTGGGGCGCATCAAGGAGGGCCTGCGCTACGCCCTGTCCGACCCGCGCATCCGCACCGTCCTGGTCGTCGACATGGCCGTGACGTTCTGCTACGCCGGTCCGTTCACCGTGGGCTTCGCCAACCTCGCCCGCACCGAGGTCCAGGGCGGCTCCACCACCCTGGGCGTGCTCAACGGCGCGCTCGCCGCGGGGGCCATGCTCGGCACCCTGGTCGGCGGGGCGGGCGGCGGCAAGCCCAGGGTCGGGCTGCTGGTCGCCGCGCTCGCCGGGTGGCTCGCGGTGGGCATGGCCGCGCTGGGGTTCGTGGAGGGCGCGGCCGAGGCGGTGGCGACGGTGTTCCTGATGGGCTTCGGCATCGGCTACCAGGGCGTGTTCGGGCTCAGCTGGATCCAGCGCAACATCAAGGGCTCGGTGCTCAGCCGGGTGATCTCGGTGGACATGGTGCTCGGCTACGCCGTCGCGCCGCTGTCGCTGGTGCTGTGCGGGGCGCTCGCGGAGCGGAACACGACCCTGATGTTCGGCGGCACGGCGGTGATCCTGGCCGTGACCGCGCTCGGCGTGCTCGCCTCCAAGCCGGTCCGCGAGATGCGCTGA
- a CDS encoding cytochrome P450: MTATLEPTTLEPTTLEPAAPAPAAPPTTLPTTPLTAPVFTERYLLDPAVNADPYPYLNALRDHAPVHWSPLHRAWLVTGHAQLVGALREPAASADRVGPLRDAVPEGARDSAERAFGTLSRWMVFTDAPDHRRLRQVFQEQFSARAINRYRPLIERVTRALLTRRAVPGRVGDLIADVAKPLPALVFARWLGVPQQHHASFWYWNAKVGELVLGGAQEEREYRTSLQSLVNLEEYLADLVGKRRADPQDDLISAVLAGGQVGDKVTEDEFVGMLTQMAFAGGETTSNLIANAARALLLDPEQLAAVRADPGLVGAAVEEAMRFDGPSKMSIRLASRDFELSGARVRAGDRLFLVTAAANRDPSRYPDPDRFQVTRADTAHLGFGFGAHFCIGAALARLVARSVLGFLVTEYPGLRLEGDRHTWQPSLLNRSLTALPVRY; this comes from the coding sequence ATGACCGCGACCCTGGAACCGACGACCCTGGAACCGACGACCCTGGAACCCGCGGCCCCGGCCCCCGCCGCGCCCCCCACCACGCTTCCCACCACGCCCCTCACCGCGCCGGTCTTCACCGAGCGCTACCTGCTCGACCCGGCGGTCAACGCCGACCCGTACCCGTACCTGAACGCCCTGCGCGACCACGCCCCCGTGCACTGGAGCCCGCTGCACCGGGCCTGGCTGGTCACCGGGCACGCCCAGCTCGTCGGGGCGCTGCGCGAGCCCGCCGCGTCCGCCGACCGCGTCGGCCCGCTCAGGGACGCGGTCCCCGAGGGCGCCCGCGACAGCGCCGAACGGGCCTTCGGCACCCTGTCCCGCTGGATGGTGTTCACCGACGCGCCGGACCACCGGCGGTTGCGGCAGGTGTTCCAGGAGCAGTTCTCGGCGCGCGCCATCAACCGCTACCGGCCGCTGATCGAGCGCGTCACCAGGGCCCTGCTCACCCGGCGGGCCGTGCCGGGGCGGGTCGGGGACCTGATCGCCGACGTCGCGAAGCCGCTGCCCGCGCTGGTGTTCGCCCGCTGGCTGGGCGTGCCGCAGCAGCACCACGCGTCGTTCTGGTACTGGAACGCCAAGGTCGGCGAGCTGGTGCTCGGCGGGGCGCAGGAGGAGCGCGAGTACCGGACCTCGCTGCAGTCGCTGGTGAACCTGGAGGAGTACCTGGCGGACCTGGTCGGCAAGCGCCGCGCCGACCCGCAGGACGACCTGATCAGCGCGGTCCTCGCGGGCGGGCAGGTCGGGGACAAGGTGACCGAGGACGAGTTCGTCGGGATGCTCACCCAGATGGCCTTCGCGGGCGGGGAGACCACCAGCAACCTGATCGCCAACGCCGCCCGCGCCCTGCTGCTCGACCCGGAGCAGCTGGCGGCGGTGCGCGCCGATCCGGGCCTGGTCGGGGCGGCGGTGGAGGAGGCCATGCGGTTCGACGGGCCGTCGAAGATGTCCATCCGCCTGGCGTCGCGCGACTTCGAGCTGTCCGGCGCGCGGGTGCGCGCCGGTGACCGGCTGTTCCTGGTGACCGCCGCCGCGAACCGCGACCCGTCCCGCTACCCGGACCCGGACCGCTTCCAGGTCACCCGCGCCGACACCGCCCACCTGGGCTTCGGCTTCGGCGCGCACTTCTGCATCGGGGCCGCCCTGGCCCGCCTGGTGGCCCGCTCGGTGCTGGGGTTCCTGGTCACCGAGTACCCCGGCCTGCGGCTGGAGGGCGACCGGCACACCTGGCAGCCGTCCCTGCTCAACCGCAGCCTGACCGCCCTGCCGGTCCGGTACTGA